A region of the Columba livia isolate bColLiv1 breed racing homer chromosome 15, bColLiv1.pat.W.v2, whole genome shotgun sequence genome:
ttcaaaaatactttgttcttttttttgcagtgaCAAGCTTCCTCCCACCAGTTCTCAGTGGCAGAGTCCAGCTCCAAAAGCGCCGTCCAGTAAAACAGGGAACACAGCACTAAAACAGGAGAAGGTGACAGACCCTCTGCCCAAGAGCCCGGCTGCCAGCAAACCTGGTGACTCTGTGCACAAGCCAGAGTCGAAAGGCGTCAAAGGTGAGGATGGCGGATTCACACGCAGCTCTGCCGGGACACAGCTGTGTGCCTTTCTCTTGGACCTGTATGAACGTGTCAGTGgctcctttgctttctgtctgtACCACCATATAAGAGTTTTCTGAGTTCTGGGCTCAACACGCCTCCATTTGTCCCTGTGCAATTGCTCCCTCTAGCACAGGGAGTTTTTCTTCTCCCACGATCTGCAGGTATTTGAAGTTGTACGAGCCGTCGTCAAATGTTGGGATTGTGGTGGGTTTCAGAGGCTTAGGTAGACTTTCCTGGGTGGGAGACCTTGCCACAACTTCAGGATGATTTTGTGATTGCAGTTGGGGCTCACTCAGCCTCCGTGTCAGTTCTGAACTGAGCTTCCACCATGGTGACTGAGCAGTGGGGATGGTGTTCTGGGGATACCCAGTGTCTCAACTACCTCTGGATGGCCTGTCTATTTTGGGGCCAGAAGCAGTGTCTGTCTGCAGTTTGCTACAAGTTTgtcctttttctgtctctcccaGCTTCCTGTCCCATCCTTTGGTTTGAGATCTGAGTTCTTACTGTTCTATTGCTGTTGAACACGCCTGTTCATTTACACTATGGCTGTGTTTCTGTAGCTGCATAGGTTTGAAAACATTGGAACTGAAAGGGGCAAAATGCCACAAAGGTTATTTCCTGCCTATTGTATGTGATTCTGTCCATGTTAAACTTGTTGAACTGGTCCTGGTTTGCTGCAGTAGTGTTGTAGTATCTGCCCCAGTGCATGGATTTTCTCCTAAGATTCTCCTGAGACTCAAATCtggcttgtttctttttatttggtcTGATATTATCTTGCTATGTCCCTTTCTTTAGGAAGCATGAATGTTGGTGAAGACAAGACTGAGAGCCCAGCAGAGTGGAGATCTCGGTTGAAACCTGTAGCCAACAAGTGAGTGTTTTGGAGCTGGTGGGTCTCCATGACAAGTGAACAGGGATGTCTGTGCTTGCACCTGTGTTTGCTGTTGCAGGTCTGTGTGCACACAGGAGGGAAGAGCTCCTGTGTTTtaatacttctgttttcagcaATTTGATGGCAAAGACCTTCATTTCTGGGGAGGGAAAGCATATTTCAAATTGCTGGACTCTGATTAGAAAAGTGTGACCATCCCAGATGGAGTTCCAGCCCAGAATGTCCAGAACTCTTCCTTGGGACCATTCTGCAAGAGGGATGGTTTCCTacctttgtctttcttctttgcagaGACCAAGGTGGCTCTAAGAAACCTACTGATAACTCCCAGGTGGGAACAGGCAGCCCAGCACACAAGGAGACAAAGCCAAGTCCGTTAGTTGTCCCATCAGCAAAGCAGGACTCTGGTATGAAGGATTAAGCTTTGCCTTCATTTTGCTAGTCAGGCAGGGGACAGGTTTTAGTGCTGCAAGGCACGTGTGAGGAACATGTTGGTGGAGGTTGTGCCTCACTTTCATGGATTTTTGCTCTCTGCACCTGCTTTGACCCTGTGGTGCCTTTATTTGGAGACCCATCCTTCCCCAAGGAGAGGGAGTCGGTCTTCACAGGGTGCCCTCTGCAAGACAGCTAGCAAGATTTTGCTTACTCTCTCTTGCATAAATGTGTAATGGTGAGAAATCTTGGTGTTGGTTCCTGACCATTTATTCTTCTCCTCCACCCTCCATACTCTGGCCTTGTAATCGGTGGTTTctccttgtttgttttgggcttGTGCCCCTTGCTGTCATCAAGAAAGAACTAGGACTAGAATTTTAAGTGGCTAGTGGCGAGTTCCAATGATGCTGGGCAATAAAGGGATTTTTATGAGATAAGGGTTGAAATTTCTTACCTAAAACCTGCCTGTGCTTCTTAATCCAGCTTCATCTGGTGGATTCATGAAGAAGAAGTTGATCCCCAGCTCAGATCTTATCAGGAGCTGTCAGAATTCACAGCAAGGCTGGGAAGACCCTGGGGGCTCAGccaagaaggaggaagagggcaACCAGTTGAAGAAAAGCACTACCACATGTAAGGTCTCTTCTGCCTAAAGGGCACTCTCTGCACTGTCAGGGAACAGCCTGGTGGTCAGTGTGGGAGATGTGTCCCTCAGTGTTCTGGGGCTCTtgtcacaggggaaaaaaatctgtgtcaTTAATCCTTGTTTGGCTAACAAGAATTGCTTGGCCTAAGCAGGAACCAGCCAGGCCAGGGAATTCggtgggaagggaagaaattaaaataagcatttgtCAGGGTCACTGCCCTGTCATTCTTTAGACTCAAAGCTATGAAGAGGACCTTCTCCTAATTTGGGGAACTGGGATCTAGTTGATGTGTCTGTTCCTCTGCAGTCGAGTGGCTTTGGGAAATGAAAGGAATGCACAGAACTGTCAGCCAGGGACTCCAGCTGGCGGGACCCATGGAAGGAGCAGCCAAGGCTGCTGCTTCTTGGACTTCCAAGGATGTCCTGACCAGTTCTGACCAGTTTGTCCCAACCCTTAGTCTGGTTTCTTACTCCTGTATGTTCAACCACAGCTTTACCATGTACCTCTCTTCCTTTGCCCAGTTGTCCTTGCTCCTGCATAGCCCACCACAATGGATATGAAATTTCCTAGAACTAACCTGATGTTTgctgctttcctgttttcttggcTTGTTTGTTCTCCCCTTCCCTTGCCTCATCTGGCTCTGTCTTACCCGTTTGGACTAGAAGGTCCTCACAGGAAGGCTCAGCCCTGGCTCTGATGTTTGTCTCAGAGCAAGCAGGATGGATCCCGATGGCTTGGTGGCCTCATGCTTTCATATTTGTTAGCATTGTCCTTACCCTGCACCTCTGACAGCTATGAAGCATTCAAACTCCACTTGTGTTGTCTGTTTTAAAAGCTTAGCATGCCTCTGCTGCCATCATTTTCCCAAAACTTTCCAGCTCCTTTTTCCTCCGATTCAGCCACAAGATTCAGCATTACATCTTCCCCAGGAAGCAAGCTGTTAAGATAAGGGAGACTGGTTTTATATCTGTCTTTCTAAACCTTAATGATTGCTGTTGGGGAGTGCCCACTAAAGGAAACTTTCCCAGCAGTCTCCCCCCATTTTTCACGTGGGTGCAAGTCTGCCATCCGAACTGGCTCTTctcttgctgctgttgcttGGCAGCCTGAGGATTAAGGACAGACTTGCTGCTCCTCTGTACAGGTCTTTACAGCACTCAGAGAGCCGCTGTGCGCAGTCAGCTGCCACTCCTGCCCTTAATCCCGGGTGTTGTGTGGGGCTGTGGATGGTGAGCGTTTCTGTAGATTGTTAGTTTTCTTTGGTGTAGGTAGTGTTTTCTGTTGAGAAAGGAGACTTGCAGGGTTTTCTTGCCAGCTGTCCTACTTCCAGTTTGCAGGCAAGCAGCCAATGCATCTTGTGTCTGTCAAGACAGAACTTGAGGGTATCTGGGGATCTCAGACCCTGAGCTGGTCAGGAGAGCGTTGTTTTACTCGCTGTTTCCCTCCAGTGACCTTGGTCCCTCATGATGCGTGGTGCAGCCTCCTGCCTTGGtcagagatgctgcagagctCAGCCAGGAGGAGCCTGGAGATGCAGGGCTGAGCAGGAGGTGTTGCCCGtggcagcccaggtccctcttGGAGGAGCTTCTAAGAGAAGTGCGAGTCGCTGGTAGTGACGGGGCAGCAAACCGGCAGCATCCAGGGGGATGAGGAACCTGGTGGAGTCCAAGCAGTGCAGGGACAACGCAGCTGATTGCCACATCCACTGTCTTCTCCTTTTGCACTCTTCCTAGAAAATGCAGTAAGGCAAGGACTGGGCAACTGAAGGTCTGTCCTTGAGCTCCTTTTCGAGGAGCACTGGTTGCCAGAGACTCTTGGGAGGCTCCCTGGTCTGTCTGTCCTGTCTTTCTCCTTGTGTGTGAGCCTGCACCGCTGCTGCATTTCTTACAGCCGTGCTCTTTTGATACTGGAGTTTTCCTTCCTCTCACATCATCCACGTACGCCTCTGTTCTCTCTCTGTGGTAATTATCCAGCCCAGCCCCTTGGGTATCTGAATACCTCACACTCTTCTGTAGTTATCCTTGCAGCACAGTTGGGCAGAGGAAGCTGAGGCTCAGTGGAACAAACACACATTACTTAAGGATTGATTTTAATAGGTGTCCAGGGTCTAAATAATGTTGTATAGTGGAGCCTAAGGGACTTCTCACCTAGGAAGTGTTTTGTGGAAGGAATTGAACCTTAGTTTCCTGAGGCCTGTGCTAAGGTCCCCTAGATCATCTTTGTTTCATCAGTATTTACTGATACTTCTTTGTACAAGAGCACTTAGAGGGGCATTTTTAAGTATATCTTGGTGTTTCCTGTGACAGTAACCCAGTATTTCTGTTCGATCCTTTGGAAGCTTTATAAGGGGTGACTTTTGCCGCAATAAATATCTTTGAGTTTTAACACAATAATGAACATAGAAGTCAATATTCTCGGTTGCAAGCTCCCGAGTCACACCTGAGTTAGGTGAGTGCCTGTGCCCTGGGGATGAAAACAGCACCCTGTCAACCGAGCGTGTCTGAGTGTCCAGCCACCAGGGGTAAATCAGGCTGATGTTCCCTGAGGACACATCTCTTGCCTTTGCCAGCTGTGCCAGTGTGTGTCATTAGTGCACTCTGTTGGGTGTCAGGGACCTGTTGTGCTCTCTAGTAGTGTAGGCACTGTCCCACACCACGAAGTTATTTAAAGTCTGTTGTGgtgttctttgtttgttttttcttccttctagtCAAACCCTCTGTTCCGAAAAGCATCCAGAGCCCCGAAGCAGTGTCACCAACCAAGGTATGCCTGGAAATCAGGTGTAAGGAGAACAGGCTGGGGTTGTTTGGTATCCTGCTGGGGTGCCTGCCCAGATATATCTCAGTTTGTCTTATTGGGAGGGTTTATTCGAATTCCCAGGGAAAGGGTGAAATGTTCTGGGGCAAAGACATGATAGAGAGACTGCCGGTTATCTCCCATGCAGGGGGGCAATAGAGGTGGGAACGAGACAGAACCAAACCAAATTCTGGTAGACATATCCCTCCTCGACAAAGGAAGAATGTCTGTGGATTGACAAGTGTGGGTAGATGTTACCCCTCGCAGCGAATGTCTCGCGGCACTGTAACGCTGCAGTGTCTGCTGCTCTGTTGTGAGCAGCCAGCTCTACATCTTGGCTGAGTTGGCCCTTCAAGGATATGGCTCCTGATATCATTTCCCATCTCTGTTAGGGCTGTGACCTCAGTAGACAGTCTGAGGGCACTGACCTGTACTTGATCCTACATTTGTTTTCCTAGCTACACCCAGACTACCTCCCCGAGGAGCAAATCCAGGAGAAGGTGCGTGACATCGAGAAGCAGCTGGATGAACTGGAATTAAAAGGAGTGGATCTGGAGAAGCAGCTGCGTGGCTGCGAGGGAGGTAAAGGAGACTCGGGGCCAGCTCTGTGATGGTGGGAAGGTGTGAGGCTCATCTCCTACCCCTGGGCATTCTTGGCTCCATTTGTAGGAGCTCATGCTACATGTGCAGCACCAGGTTGCCAAAGGTCCCTGGTAAAGCAGGGTAAAGCCCTGGGAATTTTGAACCCACTCTATTTCCTACCCTATTATTTGAGCAAGGTCTTGTGCTTGTTTTGCTGAAGATCAAGCTATTTTGGGAGTAGAAGGCCACTATTAATATGGCTTTTGGATCCTAAGCCAGACTGGCTGTCATAGCCAGCTCCAGTTTTGCAGGACTTAATGAGTTCATTCAGAATGGCCAATTTGGGTTGGCCACATGGAAGATGAGCTGGATGCCTTGTGGCAGAGTATCTGTGAGCAGCTTCCTTGAGTCTGGAGTGGTCTTCATCCTTTCCCTTGTAGCCCAGAGTACCAAGGATGAGCTGTTTTTGCTTGAGGTTGCCTGTGCCTCATAGAAGATATCCTAGGCTCTCCCTCAAGTAATTGTGTATTTAAGCCAGGGAGACTGAACTGATGCAGCTTCTGGAGTCTCACCCTTTGTCTCCTTTGCAGATGAGTCTGAGGATGCCCTCATGGTGGATTGGTTCAAACTGATCCATGAGAAACAGCTGTTGCTCAGACAGGAGTCGGAGTTGATGTACAAGTAAGTACAACCAGAAATTCACCTGTCTGCTGGTGCACTCCACCTGTGAGCAGTAAGCAGGGAAGGACAAGGAACATGGCAGCCCAAAAGAAATGATGTGCCGATTGCTGGGATGAGGGAGGGCTTGAGGACGTCTCTGGGAGAACTGCCAGCATCCTGAGGTATGAACTGGGGGGCCTTTGAGCACTGATGGGCACCCAGGTTCTTTAATGAGTTTGTGTGGAGGGAAACCTTACAGATATGATGGAGGAAGGTTTCCTCAACTCACCCATACTCAGGTGGTCAGCAATGCGGAGATGAGGCTTTAGCACAATGTGAGAAGGGTCCAGCCCTGGGGCATGGAGGGGCAGTAACTCGTCACTTCTGTGGTTCCTCCTAGGATGAAGcagcagaagctggaggagcagcagtgGAACATTGAGACAGAGCTGCGACACCTCATGAGCAAACCAGGTAATGTCCCTCACTGTGTGGAGCCCCCCGCTCTGCACACCAGCCCTGGGGTGTCCTTCAGATCTGAGTGACGCTGCCAAGGACTGCAGCTTCACTCGGGGCATCTCCCAGCTGTGGTGTCAAGCTGTCATGTTCAGACTCCGATTAACATCCAGCCCACCTATGCTTTCTGAGGGGATGTAAGATACGCACCTTAGATGAGCTTCCCTTGTCTTGTGCAGAGGAACTGAAGACACCCAGGGAGAAGGAGCGAgagaaggagctgctggagTCGTACCTGAACACGGTCAATGATCGGAATAGTATTGTGGAGTGCCTGGATGAGGACAGGCTCAGGTGAGGGGCCTCAGGTGGTGGGAGATGAGCCAACACCAGGAATGATTTCTGTTGAACTTCCTCCACTGCCCAGGCTGTAGGGGTGGATGAATGGCTGTAATCCAGACTTCTGCTCCATGAGAAGTGGGTGGTGACCTGTCACCAACCATCTTGCCCTAAATGCTGCTGCCGTTGCTTCCCTGGCAGCCGTTAGAAACCGAGATCAGGACTTCAGCTGTGGTCAGTGCTCCCTCACACTAATGCTGCTCTGAGGACAAGGGCTGTGAAAatgtggaaaacagagaaagagagggagaggctGGAGATGGGGAGGATGGAGGCAGTGTGGGAGCTGCAAGAGGACTCTGGGAACATGGAGCCAGGAATGTGTTCATCTGCTGCAGCAAGTGAAAGAACAGCTCCAGCCGGGAGGTGGATTCTTCCCAAGTTCAAAGGAGGACTgctgtgtcaagtagctggatTTGTGCTCCCTCTTGCTGAGAGCAGCCTCCATTTCTTGACTTCAGGGCACTGACTCTAGGATTCTAGGAATGCACAGGCTTTGGGCTCTGGCCTTGCCCAGGCCCAAGGAGATGGCGGCATGTTTGTCTCTCACTGCCATCAGCACCTCTGCAGCACCCCAGGCTACTGCTGTCTGAACCTTTATTCATCTCCTGGGGTGTGGTGGTGTCTCACAACATGTTGAAGTTGGATGATTCATAGGCCAGCTGGGGGACGGCCTCCGTGCCGCAGAGCTGGACTGCCACGCTCTGGAAATCCCCACACAGGCCCTTGATTTCAAGAGAACCACGTGGGATTTGCTAATGTCCAGGACTTCtctgttttgtggggtttttctgttggtttttgggttgtttttgttttgtctgtttgtttttcctgtaccCTTCCCAGGGTGTGCTTTTGAACGTGGTCATTTCTGACTGGGAAAATAAAAGTAGTCTTTGCATAGTTTTCGGTGTCTACCACCTTGTCATGAAACATGTCAAAGTGTTCTAATGCCGTGCTGTTCCATTGCAGAGAGCAAGAGGAGGACCAGATGTTGGCAGACATGATCCAGAGGTTGGGTAAGGGCCCTTTCTACTCTTACAGAGCAgcactgggtggcactggggctgTGGGTCTCAACTTGCTCTGTATCTGCTCCCTCTCCCGCAGATGGATCTCGAGAGAGCCAGGAGACAGAGAAGAAGAAGACCAAGTTCCGCTTGTCCAAAATatggaagcagaagaaataagagTAAAGCTCAGGAGTGATGTTTGCACAGAGGCCAAGGGAGGGCTGTCAAAGGTATGTTCCTTCctcactgctgctttcctggagtCGTGCCGGACTGTCATGAGGCTTCTCTGCTCCCTGCCATGGAGGCTGCAGGTTTGTGGACCAAAGGGACAGTGTGAATCCCCTCTGGCCCTGCTGTGGGGCCCCAGGATACCTTTTCCAGAAGATGGACTTTTGAGACTGTTTTACTTCTTTGGATCTAGCTCAGAGCTGGCTCCAGCCTCGTTGGCAGCTCAGGAGGGCAGATCTCCATTTGCCCAGTCACTGCTTGAGTCATTAGAGTCCGGAACGAGCCTGGCACTGTGTGTCACCCCACGGTGCCCCACTCCTGTCGGCCAGGGCTCAGCAAGGACACTGCGCTGCTCTGCGAAAGGGctgttctccctcccttccttcccccagcATGTGCTGTGGCTCTTTGACCAGAATCAGAGATGCAGAGAgggaggtgctatggggcaagAGATGTTGAAGATCTTATTACTCCAGTGCAAACTGGAGCTGTGGGCCGCACAGGCCGAGGGAGGCAGAGAGCAGAACCACCTCTGATCTATGGGGTGGAATGGCCTAGACCAGAGCGGTTCCAGCAATAGTGCTCTGTTTCCAGACCTCCTTTGGGGAGTTGCTGTAGGCTGGTTTCTCAAAGCCATGAGAGGTTGCTCACTGCTTTATTCCCTCTATGGGGGACATTTGTagcttccttcttttttctgaCTGCACAGTGAAGCAGGGTTTTCATTGTCTGTGGCCCATTCTACTGAAAACAGACAGGAGTTTTGTTTTAACGACCTGGTGCTAACTGGGAGCAGAAGGGCATTAACAGGTTTGCCTCACCCATGAGTCTTCTGCGTGGGACTGATATTTCAGTTCCTGAGTCTCTGTCCCTCACAGCTGGCATCCTCAAGGGTGCTGCAATTCTCCTTGGTGAGAGTACCAGCAGGTCCTGTTGGCAGCGAGTCCTTCTTTTCCCAGTcagcctggggagcagggatggaGACAGGCAGGGAAAGATCGGATTCGTTTGTGATGCCTCTGGCTCTGGTATGTGCGggcttccctcctcccttcaaACCGGGTGCTTTGAGGTTTCTCTGCGTCCTGTTCTCCAGAAGGACCTGGGATTTTGCAGCTTGCTGCACGCTGTGCCTGGTGGCAAAGCAGAGGCGATGCGTCCCTTACCCACGAGGTGGCAGTGGGACTCTCTGTCCCAGGCAGCCGCCCTGGGCACCGCAGGGGTGTGCGTCATGAGGTACCAAGCGCCCGAGGGGGTTCCTGGTGCCTCCCGGGTGTGccgtgtgtgtgcatgtggtgggACACCCTGTACCTGCATACGCTTTTGTCCAATAAAGAATTGCTGGACCAAATCTCAGAGTCCCAGCGTGAGTTTGGATGTGGGTTACTGGTGCGGGCTGCCCTGGTCACTGTGGGTGCTCATGATCCCTCTCTGGATTTTTGAGTGGTAACAAGAGCTTGATGTAGCTGGGATGGAGAAGCTCACCTGCCAGAGCTTGCAGACCAGCTGCAGGTCctgagagagcagcagcaccaaGGGGTTTATCAGTGATTTATGTGTCAAATTCCCCTCATCTCTCAGGTAAGTGCATTTTTCacctttctgatttagcatcaCACACATCCACATGCCCTGTGGGCTCCCAGCTGAGCCAGCAGCCTGGGGCAGAAGATGAGAGGCAGAGACTGTTCTGCCATGGTTATTCTGTGCCATTGGTGACCCAAGTGGCTGAACAGTGGTTTCATCAGGTAAAACACTGATGGGAGCACTGTCACCACACTCTGCTCCATGTTGGCCTTTGCTCACCCAGAGGGCAAGACGAGCTGTTTTTGGGGCACGTGCTGACCACAGGGACTGATGTCCCATGCCTCGCCATCTCAGTCTGCTTGTCGGGAAGCTCCTTTCTTCCAAACCTGGGTATTAGCAGCAAATGCCCAGAATTA
Encoded here:
- the MICALL2 gene encoding MICAL-like protein 2 isoform X2 is translated as MVALRVPDRLSILTYVSQYYNYFHGRSPIGGMAGIKRPSSEPQEQPLGKKTISEPPKPVPPKLPPAHPPARAKPKETTPATTKGVLAETGNIPSSSCGVCGNHVHLVQRYLVDGKLYHRNCFRCRQCWNVLLPGSYKAGPEPGTFICTSHQQPDNVQISGLRSAGNKPESTPAPTAARAFQKVAEPKKPEQVLKKPSQESPASSTKSSVSSSGSSGFRSVNTPWSSSVVNKSDDCKGTPLGNKTGHHEGTSSGPLRTTSATKTQQAREDFFRSLESSSNKSSDTKNQDPPPSSNGPGKTASARATIEVGSATAEKDQARNRIIQALAGSNHSLNRPRGFSSTGSSTSSSDKLPPTSSQWQSPAPKAPSSKTGNTALKQEKVTDPLPKSPAASKPGDSVHKPESKGVKGSMNVGEDKTESPAEWRSRLKPVANKDQGGSKKPTDNSQVGTGSPAHKETKPSPLVVPSAKQDSASSGGFMKKKLIPSSDLIRSCQNSQQGWEDPGGSAKKEEEGNQLKKSTTTFKPSVPKSIQSPEAVSPTKLHPDYLPEEQIQEKVRDIEKQLDELELKGVDLEKQLRGCEGDESEDALMVDWFKLIHEKQLLLRQESELMYKMKQQKLEEQQWNIETELRHLMSKPEELKTPREKEREKELLESYLNTVNDRNSIVECLDEDRLREQEEDQMLADMIQRLDGSRESQETEKKKTKFRLSKIWKQKK